The Rosa rugosa chromosome 3, drRosRugo1.1, whole genome shotgun sequence sequence AGTATGATATTGCTCTAAAATGTGTAATGTGTTCTATTATCCTAGTCTATGAtcatatatgcatatatatcaCTTCTCGAAATAACTGTTGCATTGTATTGTTGGTAGTGAATATGCTAACAAATTAAAATATAGAACCTTCTAGCATGGCTTGACTTAGGTTAGCTATTTTTTAGAGTATATATCCCACATCCGGTATTGAAGCCTTGTGTCACAATATATACAAGTTATTAGGCCACTCCACCCATTTCAAGTTGGTTTTGTGTAGTCTGGCATCACCATATTTAAGATCTCAGGCTCCTCCATCCACTGCCAGATGGTTTTGGGTTGGATGCCTTGACTTCAACAGTTACTTTCATTAATGGAGTGATAAAGCTTTGGGGTTAAACATACATTTCTTTTGGTTCTttttggagaagaaaggaaCTTGGCTTACGTACACATTCTAATTTAGCTAGTCAAAGAGCAGAGGCTAGAATCCCTTATTTTATTtctaaatattttcttttagttgaAGTGACCTGCTATTTGATATCATATGCAGTGTCATATGGTAACTCTCTCAAATCTAATGCATTGGGTGGCTAACTTGAACAAACATTTTTCAGTTTCACAACTTTGGTATTTGTTATTAGATATTAGAACTATATTTTGGTGGAAAAAACACCGAGGATTATGATTCAGACAGTCAGGTCTAATTATTGGTCATttgtagtgtttttttttttgggtgaactTTCTTTTGAATAAATATGACAGTAGAAAGGAGTTTAAAATGTTTGAGCTTTTGCACCACTCGCATACCCTTCTACTGGACTTACTTGCAAAAAGATGTGTGTTTTTCTCTGGCAGTAGTTTTTGGTGTTCTAATATGTTGATGAGGGTATTTGTAATATTCATATGATTTGCCATGATCACATGAAGTTATTTAGAAATTTAGTGCTGGATACTAGGCAGTGCTTTTTGGTATGGACCGAGTGATTCTATTCTAAGAgtaaaaagagagaaaggagagacaAGTGGGAGACGTTtttattaaaacaaaataaataaagaaccaTTATGGTAAGGTGTTACATGGGAAACctaaaataagaaaatttaaATGGTGGCTATCCTTCCTACCTACGGACGTGATATGGTAGCTTTTAGATTTAGGAAACTCGTGCTTTGGGTTTAAGAAGAAGTATAACTGAGGCCTGGTAGAATGAATGAGGGTTCTTATGAATGAATCTAATGGGCCAAAGGGGCTGAGTTTTAAAATTATGGTTACAGAACCATTATGGTAAGGTGTTACatggaaaacctaaaataagAAAATACAAATGGTGGCTATCCTTCCTGCCTACGGATGCGATATGGTAGCTTTTAGGGTATTTGTAATATGCATGTGATTTGCCATGATCACATGAAgttattttgaattttggtgCTGGATACTAGGCAGTGCTCTTATGGTATATACCGAGTGATTCCATTCTAAGAgtaaaaagagagaaaggagagacaAGTGGGAGGCGTTGTAAtcgaaacaaaataaataaagaactaTTATGGTAAAGGCGTTACAAGGGAAACCTGAAATAAGAAAATACAAATGGTGGCTATCCTTCCTACCTATGGACGTGATATGGTAGCTTTTAGATTTAGGAAACTCTTGCTTTGGGTTTAAGAAGAAGTATATTTGAGGTCTCGTAGAATGAATGAGGGTTCTTATGAATGGATCTAATGGGGCCAAAGGGCTGAGTTTCAAAATTATGGTTAAAGAACCATTATGGTAAGGTGTTACATGGGAAACCTAAAATAAGAAAATACAAATGGTGGCTACCCTTCCTGCCTACGGACGTGATATGGTAGCTTTTAGATTTAGGAAACTCATGCTTTGGAAGAAGAAGTATATTTGAGGCCTGGTAGAATGAATGAGGGTTCTTATGAATAGATCTAATGGGGCCAAAGGGGCTGTGGTTATTGGAGAAAGGCAGAATGATGGTTGTTAAGCTTTGAGGGTGCTGACAGTAGTTGGAAATGAGGCATGGTTGAGTGGAGCTGTGGTCCTCAAAGAGACCACATTTTGTTATTGTGTGTGACAATGCTTGTGGTGCCAGATTGGGATGGCTTTTGGGAGGATGGTAGAGGTGCCAtcgtttgttttttcttctttttcgatTGTAATGTTGTCCATATTGACATATGATTTAAACTGCAAAAGTGGTTAAGAGCAAATAATTGTGTTGGTGAATGGGCATTTGACAATTTGACGATTTGTAATACTTGCTATGACAATAAACTATCATCCGCTTTCTGATTTGGGCACTTTTGATTTATGATAGATCCCAatgttttttgttattttacaaGCTAAATCTACTAGGTGTATGACTGATTTTGGTTGAGTTGTCTGGTTGAAAGACCCATGTATAGAAGTGCATTGTAACCAATAGTTTTACTTGTGCTTGAATGTGTTGACGGGCTTCTTAGTTTACATATTTATGATGTGGTATAACAGACTTCAGCTGTGCAAAAATACAGTGTTTTTATTTCTAATATAGCTTGATGGTTTGCATTTGAATGATATGATAGAACAAATTGTACAGAGGTCTGCTTGATACAATGAGCTTGGATATATCCTGAATTTTTCTGCTGTAGTTGTTGAAGTCTATAGATATATGATTATCTTTCTCTTTTGTGATGTTGATTTCATATTTACCTTCCTTCCTATCTGTCCTTTGCAGAAGTTCATCCTTGGCGGAAGGTTGATATTTGGGCCAGATGCCAGGTCACTGCTTGTCACATTGCTGTTGATCATTGCTCCAGTTATCATCTTTTGCGTATTTGTCGCGTGGCATCTTCGGCATGAATTTCCATCGTATAATGCAGGATACGCCATTTTGGTGGTAGCGATTGTATTTACTATATACGTATGTCCCCTTGGCCTTTATAATTATTTGGAGTCACCTTTATGATGtcttataatttcaaatataaacagtaaaagatcaTGTGCTTGACAAGTCCACCATTTGTAAAACGTTAAGCGCCTTGCAGTAGAATGTTAGACTGTTTGTGGAGTATCTCATTGTTGTCTTCCATTTGTCCGTAAATATTACTGTTAATAGTTCTCCGAAATTTCAATTGGAATCTTGTATGAGCACTATTAGTGAATATGTGGTATGTGATAGTTGGTGTCGTAGTGGTGTGTAAAGTTCATGTCAGGTGATCGTTTTTCATTGTTATAGTTTTTTTATATTCAAAACTGTATCGAACaaataagtttttattttttattttattttataggaAATTATGAATACTATATATGCCCTGTTTGACATTCTTATAAAGGACACTCAGTTTGTACAAAATAATTCATAATGCTAGATGAATTCTTCTTTCTCCATTGATTATAAGGCATTGGTTCAAAGTCATAATTTTTGGAATGTAATTTATTATAATTGAAGTTGGGACTAAGCATTCCCTTTCAGACTATGGTTTCATCAGCCTTTGAACTGTGTAATCAATTTTtgtgtctttttattttttatatggtTTTTGATTAGCTTTCTTATTCATATTGCATCTGTTTTCTGAGTGTTTGTTTTCACTGCTGTTCTCTCTTTACTGTTCTCCTAGATTTTGGCATAAATTAATTCTTTAGTTGATCTTGATAGGTGTTGGTGCTTCTTTTTCTTACTTCAGCCCGGGACCCTGGGATTATTCCACGAAATTCACATCCACCCGAGGAAGATTTCCGGTATGACTCTTCAGTGTCTATTGATGTTGCTGGAAGACCAGGGGGTGGTAATGTCGGTGGAAGACAAACTCCAAGCCTTCAATTCCCTAGAACTAAAGAAGTGATGGTCAATGGGCATCCTGTAAGAGTGAAGTATTGTGACACTTGTATGCTATATCGGCCTCCTCGTTGTTCCCATTGTTCTATCTGCAACAATTGTGTGGAGCGCTTTGATCACCACTGCCCTTGGGTGGGGCAATGCATTGGCCAGGTACCTAAACTTGCAATATTCTGGTTGTGTGATTTGTATTACCCATTAGTACTGTTCTGGAATTTCAGAATAATTATTGTATTCTTGTTTGTGCTTATTGCTTCCTCTCTTAAGTAGGCATTTGTATTAGAAATCTAAGTTTGTACTAGAAATCTAATTTCCTGGTATGTATTGGCCAGGTACCTAAACTTGCAATATTTTGGTTGTGTGATTTCACTGTTTTGTATTACCCATTAATACTGTTCTGGAATTTCAGAATAATTCATTGTATTCTTGTTTGTGCTTATTCTTGCTTCCTCTCTTAAGTAGGCATTTGTATTAGAAATCTAAGTTTGTACTAGAAATCTAATTTCCTGGTATGTATGCAGTGCAACTATCGTTACTTCTTTATGTTCGTCTCTTCCGCAACTCTTCTCTGCACGTACGTGTTCTCAATATCCGCTCTATACATCAAGATTTTGATGGATGATCATAATGGGACAGTTTGGAAGGCAATGAAAGAATCTCCTGTGTCAGTGATACTAATGGCCTATTGTTTCATTTCTCTTTGGTTTGTTGGTGGACTAACTGGCTTCCATCTGTACCTTATAGGTACCAATCAGGTCAGACATCTTCTTGGTATATTTGTTGGTTTAGCATGAATTGCTTTCTATATTACTCTAGTTGGATTTGTTTCATGGCTTTCATCATATGTGAGAAAGGGTGGGACTTCAGATCTAGTTCTAGTAAAATGGTCCATAAAGTATCAGGGCCATGACCGAAGTGGTAGTACTAATTCCTTAAGTGTCTCGCATGCTCTTGATGAAATTGACTAGGATAGAATTTGTTATGACATAATTATTGTTGAAGTAACTACACATGTTACTGCACTTACCAGTAGTGAGGACAGATAGTTGGAGTACATACCATCTGATGGATCAGAAAAAGACACTAGCATTAATTGTCTTTTCCTTTCTGTTGTTTCTTTGGTGTTGCTATGTGGATGTTGAGGTGTTAGATTTTAGTCTTTGTGTGGTGGTTCGTGTGATTGCAAGTATGCAAAAGCACACATGTAAGTCTGGGTTGTGCTTTTGGTGGAGGTGCACCCCAGCTTCTCGTACAAATTGTACAACATCCGGAAAACAAATCACTCCCTTGATCTAAACAGGTCAAGTTTTAGTGTATTATTCAGATAGCTAAATAATACCATTCTACTAAAAAGTATAGCCATTTTGGATATGATTGAAGTTATGTAAAGCAGTAAATTTATGGTGTGTTTGGTGGAGGTTCTCCATATCTCCTGCAAATTGTATGACACCCAGAGAACAAATCCACTCCCTTGTTATGCAATGCAAATGTACAGTTCAGTTTGACTAAATGCAATATGTACTAAACGTGATAGCTACATAATACCTTTCCACAAAGTGTGGGCATTTTAGCGAACAACATAGATTTATGCTCGGTTGATATCACTCCATGTGGGGGCAATGGCTGAAGGTATTTGCTTCCCCTACCCCAATCTCGTAAACGTGTAGAAAATGAACAGGACAGTCAGGAACCTGGCAATACCATTTACTTATGGGGGGGTCTATGGTTATTTTAAGTGGCAATCTTAGGTGTGAAAAGTATAATGAGCCCTTGGTTAACAATTTTAATAGTTCAATTTGACCCTTTTCCTTGGTATACGGTATACCATACTCATTTTGACACTAATaatggcattttttttttttgcagactACATATGAGAACTTCAGGTACAGAGCGGACAACAGGATCAATGTTTACAACCGTGGTTGTGTAAATAACTTTCTTGAAGTTTTTTGCACAGAAGTAAAACCCTCACGAAATAACTTTCGGGCTTTCGTTGAAGAGGAGGTGCAAAGGCCTCCCCCTTTGCCTACCGCACGGGAAGCGGAACCAGATGATTCGGGTGGGGATCCACGTTCAAAGGTAGAAGATGATTTGGATATTGGTGAAGATCTGTTGAAGATCTCACAGCGTCGTAATATTGAAGAGATTGACGAGGACATACGCAGTAGAGGGAGCAACGGACCGCATAATGCTTCGGAGGCAGACTCTGTTCTGGGTTCAGATCACCGCGCTCCCACCATTCGAGCTGATGCTCGACACTCGAGTTGGGGAAGGAGGAGTGGGAGCTGGGAAATTGCACCAGACGTCCTTCCTAATGAAAATGTCACTGAAAGTAGAAGTCATGTCAATCCAAACGATGCATGTCAATGATGAGTAGTTTGTGTAATTGATCTTTGAGATGGCATGCATTAGGTGATCTGTGAGTATTGGATGTTCATTTCCAGGGTTGGGGTTGAGAAGGAAAATGCCATTGACCAGAGATTTAAAATTATGTCAAGGGAGTTGAATGCATTCCCTTTAGGTGTAAAACGCAAATTACtctattttttgttgttgtgagATGCTTGTTTCCATTTATTTCCTATAGAATAGGAAGGTGTGCTTGTAATTGTTTTGGGAATGAAGGAAGGGGATAGTGTCGTGGCCATTTTTCATATAATATTCTTCTCCGTTTTCACCCACTATATTGTATACGCCTGCGTTACCCGTTCATGCTGATTCTCTGTTTGTCTAAGATATGCAAGCATATAAGTTTAAATTTCATGGGTTGTGGGGTTGTGCCACATTATTTCGGTCAATCGTTAATCCTAATTTAGAAGACGTCGAATTTTgtggtcaattttttttttttttttttttgaaaaggcaAAATACTTTTTGTATTAACTAACTGGTGTGCTAAGGTTGGTTGAGCTACTTAGTATGGAATTCCTATGTCTAGAGTTCGAATCTCAACTCCCACCAGTTTGTAGCTAGCAGGTTTGAGGGGTCTTTGGAATTGTGCGCCTGCGGTGGGAGATTAGTCTGGTTTTGTTGGGATACTCTCATGGACCTCGGTTTGAATATTGACTGGGTAGGATTCACCAAATAATATTAACTCTCTAACGTAACAGAGGTGGCTTGCTACCTCACtttcgatcaaaaaaaaaagaagaagttgtaTTAGCTACTTTAATTCTGACAGGTGAGGGGCTTATTCATGAAGAAGTGAAAAGCTACAGGTGAGGGGTTATTCTTGAAGAAGTGAAAAGCTTAATGCCCATACATATATCATGGAATAAAGCTTTTTCA is a genomic window containing:
- the LOC133738453 gene encoding protein S-acyltransferase 8 encodes the protein MAKRVYQVWKGSNKFILGGRLIFGPDARSLLVTLLLIIAPVIIFCVFVAWHLRHEFPSYNAGYAILVVAIVFTIYVLVLLFLTSARDPGIIPRNSHPPEEDFRYDSSVSIDVAGRPGGGNVGGRQTPSLQFPRTKEVMVNGHPVRVKYCDTCMLYRPPRCSHCSICNNCVERFDHHCPWVGQCIGQCNYRYFFMFVSSATLLCTYVFSISALYIKILMDDHNGTVWKAMKESPVSVILMAYCFISLWFVGGLTGFHLYLIGTNQTTYENFRYRADNRINVYNRGCVNNFLEVFCTEVKPSRNNFRAFVEEEVQRPPPLPTAREAEPDDSGGDPRSKVEDDLDIGEDLLKISQRRNIEEIDEDIRSRGSNGPHNASEADSVLGSDHRAPTIRADARHSSWGRRSGSWEIAPDVLPNENVTESRSHVNPNDACQ